In a genomic window of Methanogenium sp. S4BF:
- a CDS encoding DNA polymerase sliding clamp, translated as MLKAAIDTDTFRETIDVIAALVTECRMHVGEDGLKTRAVDTANVAMISLDLSQEAFSSFVATESELGIDITKMKNIIGMMGKGDVLSLELPEDGHKMEMVFSGYQYSVTLLDVNTIRKDPQPPTIELPAKVRISGAAINDGIKAASVVSDKIALGVDTATGTFYMEAEGDSDHIRLERAGDELISLEPADVRSLFSLDYLRDMGKVMARADEVEVQIGNDHPVRVSFDFADGHGHVDFLLAPRIEAD; from the coding sequence ATGTTAAAAGCAGCCATTGATACAGATACCTTCCGGGAGACAATAGATGTCATTGCAGCCCTCGTCACCGAGTGCCGCATGCACGTCGGGGAAGACGGACTGAAGACGCGCGCAGTAGACACTGCCAATGTAGCCATGATCTCACTCGACCTCAGTCAGGAGGCATTTTCGTCCTTCGTTGCGACGGAGAGTGAACTCGGCATCGATATCACCAAGATGAAAAATATCATCGGCATGATGGGAAAAGGAGACGTATTGTCCCTTGAACTCCCGGAAGACGGGCACAAAATGGAGATGGTCTTCTCCGGGTACCAGTACTCGGTCACCCTCCTTGATGTCAATACCATCCGGAAAGACCCCCAGCCGCCGACCATTGAACTGCCGGCAAAGGTCCGCATCTCCGGTGCGGCAATAAACGACGGCATCAAGGCAGCCTCGGTGGTCTCTGACAAGATTGCGCTGGGTGTCGACACCGCCACCGGGACCTTCTACATGGAGGCAGAAGGGGACTCGGATCACATCCGGCTTGAGCGCGCCGGAGACGAACTCATCTCACTTGAGCCAGCAGACGTCCGGTCACTCTTCTCCTTAGACTACCTCCGTGATATGGGCAAAGTGATGGCGCGGGCCGATGAGGTGGAAGTCCAGATTGGAAATGACCACCCCGTCAGGGTGTCCTTTGACTTTGCAGACGGTCACGGGCATGTTGATTTCCTCCTTGCCCCCCGCATTGAGGCAGATTGA